Proteins encoded by one window of Glycine soja cultivar W05 chromosome 15, ASM419377v2, whole genome shotgun sequence:
- the LOC114387080 gene encoding uncharacterized protein LOC114387080: protein MASISQGLLLTTAMLLSTTLLYVAFSRPSFQIHHSNKPTLRSCLYSEEKKRERKKKKKKKVKFADSVKDGRERNEQRSNCRRQSGGMPLPANRMALYNGILRDRVHRMECSY from the exons ATGGCTTCTATCTCACAGGGCCTTCTTCTCACCACTGCCATGCTTCTCTCCACCACCCTGCTTTATGTTGCTTTCTCCAGGccttcatttcaaattcaccACTCTAACAAACCCACCTTGCGCTCTTGCTTGTATTCAG aggaaaagaaaagggagagaaagaagaagaaaaagaagaaagtgaaaTTTGCAGATAGTGTGAAGGATGGAAGAGAAAGGAATGAGCAAAGAAGCAACTGCAGaagacaaagtggtggaatgcCATTGCCAGCAAACAGAATGGCTTTGTATAACGGGATTCTGAGGGACCGAGTGCATAGAATGGAGTGCTCTTACTAA
- the LOC114388024 gene encoding phospholipase D alpha 1-like: MDGARDSEVAMGAYQPCHLGLLHDSFHHPESEECIKKVNQIADKYWDLYSSESLEHDLPGHLIRYPIGVSSEGVVTELPLSTSHCMTFFVYFHCALG, from the coding sequence ATGGATGGTGCCAGAGATTCTGAGGTAGCCATGGGTGCTTATCAACCATGTCACCTTGGCTTGCTTCATGACTCCTTCCACCACCCTGAAAGTGAAGAATGTATTAAGAAGGTGAACCAAATTGCTGACAAGTATTGGGATCTCTATTCAAGTGAGTCACTTGAGCATGACCTTCCTGGCCACCTGATCCGATATCCTATTGGGGTTTCCAGCGAAGGAGTTGTCACTGAGCTTCCGTTGAGTACGAGTCACTGCATGACCTTCTTTGTGTATTTTCATTGTGCACTTGGTTGA